A portion of the Mycobacterium paraseoulense genome contains these proteins:
- a CDS encoding TetR/AcrR family transcriptional regulator: MTASQRPRARDSTTRDMLIGATIQVMVDEGYAAATSRRVAAQAGVKPALVHYYFPTMDELFLNVFRRGAEAYLERQQQALASDRPLHAFWDTLIEPKDTRLLLEFMGLANHRKEIRAEIAAWFQRWREMQITALNSIACEHGLDTFDFPPAGIAVIIAAVGRMLILEQALGATTGHSEAVALVNRFVDRFEMPS, from the coding sequence ATGACCGCCTCCCAACGACCGAGGGCGCGGGATTCCACGACCCGCGACATGCTGATCGGCGCGACGATCCAGGTCATGGTCGACGAGGGCTACGCCGCGGCGACGTCTCGCCGGGTGGCGGCGCAAGCCGGCGTCAAACCGGCTTTGGTGCACTACTACTTCCCCACCATGGACGAGCTCTTCCTGAACGTCTTCCGGCGCGGAGCGGAGGCATACCTGGAGCGCCAACAGCAGGCGCTGGCCTCCGACCGCCCCCTGCACGCGTTCTGGGACACGCTCATCGAGCCGAAGGACACCCGCCTGCTGCTGGAGTTCATGGGGCTGGCCAACCATCGCAAGGAGATCAGGGCCGAGATCGCGGCCTGGTTCCAGCGGTGGCGCGAAATGCAGATCACCGCACTGAATTCCATCGCCTGCGAACACGGCCTGGACACCTTCGACTTTCCGCCGGCCGGCATCGCGGTCATCATCGCCGCGGTCGGCCGCATGCTGATCCTGGAGCAGGCACTCGGCGCCACGACCGGCCACTCCGAGGCCGTCGCGCTGGTGAACCGTTTCGTCGACCGATTCGAGATGCCGAGTTAA
- a CDS encoding HNH endonuclease signature motif containing protein: MFDSGLPTVGELACADDAQVAAAIAECARVEAAAAARRLAAIAELVHRRADGPTSSAQWSCDNWDAMAAEVAAAQNISHAMACGQMYLAAALRNRLPQVGALFAEGMISARLAATIVWHTDLVKDPDTLQLVDTTLAEDARRFGPLSATKTAQAIDAVVDQYDPGALRRTRAAARSRDVVIDRSDDESGTASMWGRLYAHDAAVLDQRLLQMAHEVCDDDPRTVAQRRADALGALAAGAARLACGCGQAGCLAGAEGDARAASVVIHVVADASALDADPDPHMSGERQARPITDQTTLAEALAPDPEPDVPDPRPPALIPGGGVVSPAQVAELIRGGATVRRVRHPADAKPESGYRPSAELERFIRCRDMTCRFPGCDRPAEFADIDHTVPYPLGPTHASNLKCLCRKHHLLKTFWTGWRDEQLTDGAVVWTSPSGQTYTTRPGSRLLFPALCVPTGELPTVSTNYGSLGDRGVMMPKRRRTRQQDRARRIDAERALNAARIAERNQPPPF, translated from the coding sequence ATGTTCGATTCCGGGCTGCCCACCGTCGGGGAGCTTGCGTGCGCCGACGATGCGCAAGTGGCGGCCGCGATCGCTGAGTGTGCGCGGGTTGAGGCGGCGGCCGCGGCGCGCAGGCTGGCGGCCATCGCGGAGCTGGTGCACCGCCGTGCCGACGGGCCAACCAGCTCCGCCCAGTGGTCCTGCGACAACTGGGATGCCATGGCCGCCGAGGTCGCCGCGGCACAGAACATCAGCCACGCCATGGCCTGTGGGCAGATGTACTTGGCCGCCGCGCTGCGCAATCGACTTCCACAGGTGGGGGCGCTCTTCGCCGAGGGGATGATCAGCGCCCGGCTCGCGGCGACGATCGTGTGGCACACCGACCTCGTGAAGGACCCCGACACACTGCAATTGGTCGATACCACCCTGGCGGAAGACGCGAGGCGGTTCGGGCCGCTGTCGGCAACCAAGACGGCGCAGGCCATCGACGCGGTGGTGGACCAATACGATCCCGGCGCCCTGCGGCGAACTCGCGCCGCGGCCCGCAGCCGCGACGTGGTCATCGATCGATCCGATGACGAGTCGGGCACCGCCTCGATGTGGGGCCGGCTCTACGCGCACGATGCGGCCGTGTTGGACCAGCGCCTGCTGCAGATGGCCCACGAAGTCTGCGACGACGATCCGCGCACCGTCGCCCAGCGCCGCGCCGACGCCCTGGGGGCCTTGGCCGCCGGCGCGGCCCGGCTCGCGTGTGGATGCGGCCAGGCGGGCTGCCTGGCCGGCGCCGAGGGGGACGCGCGGGCGGCCAGCGTGGTGATCCACGTCGTCGCCGACGCTTCGGCGTTGGACGCCGACCCCGACCCCCATATGTCGGGGGAGCGGCAAGCACGGCCCATCACGGACCAGACGACGTTGGCGGAGGCGCTGGCGCCAGATCCCGAGCCCGACGTCCCGGATCCCCGGCCGCCGGCGCTGATCCCCGGCGGCGGCGTGGTATCGCCGGCGCAGGTCGCCGAGCTGATCCGTGGCGGCGCCACGGTGCGCCGGGTGCGCCATCCGGCCGACGCGAAGCCCGAGTCGGGTTACCGCCCGTCGGCCGAGCTGGAACGGTTCATTCGGTGCCGGGACATGACGTGCCGATTCCCCGGGTGCGATCGACCCGCCGAGTTCGCCGACATCGACCACACGGTGCCCTACCCGCTCGGGCCCACCCACGCGTCCAACCTCAAGTGCCTGTGCAGGAAGCATCACCTGCTGAAAACGTTCTGGACGGGTTGGCGCGACGAGCAGCTTACGGACGGCGCCGTCGTCTGGACGTCGCCGAGTGGGCAGACCTACACCACCCGCCCGGGCAGCCGCCTGTTGTTTCCCGCGCTGTGCGTGCCGACGGGTGAATTGCCAACCGTATCAACCAACTACGGTTCTCTCGGTGATCGCGGCGTGATGATGCCCAAACGCCGCCGAACCCGACAGCAAGATCGAGCCCGCCGCATCGACGCCGAACGCGCCCTCAACGCCGCCCGCATCGCCGAACGCAATCAGCCTCCGCCCTTCTAG
- a CDS encoding PPOX class F420-dependent oxidoreductase, with the protein MPPTFADVIQSKYLLLTTFTKDGRRKPTPIWGVPDGDTLLVITDDGSWKTKRINNTPRVTLAKSAALGKPKSEEVEGVARVLPKSETRRVYNAVLRRYWYHAWWFYAHSIVRGGIDKVHVGLEIKPAG; encoded by the coding sequence GTGCCTCCGACTTTCGCCGACGTCATCCAATCGAAGTACCTGCTGCTGACGACGTTCACCAAGGACGGCCGCCGCAAGCCGACACCGATCTGGGGTGTGCCCGACGGCGACACGCTGCTGGTGATCACCGACGACGGGTCGTGGAAGACCAAGCGGATCAACAACACGCCCCGGGTTACCCTCGCGAAGAGCGCCGCGTTGGGCAAACCGAAGAGCGAAGAGGTCGAGGGCGTCGCCCGGGTCCTGCCGAAGTCCGAGACGCGCCGCGTCTACAACGCCGTGCTCAGGCGGTACTGGTACCACGCGTGGTGGTTCTACGCGCACTCGATCGTGCGCGGCGGCATCGACAAGGTGCACGTCGGCCTGGAGATCAAACCGGCCGGATAG
- a CDS encoding diaminopimelate decarboxylase family protein — MTLFELLPSLRHGLNPHLDRAVWPLSAYVDDLGRLCVGDVPADDIAAEFGTPTYVVDEEDFRARIRCYRATLPDAELIYAGRALLSVDVARWAADEGAGVNVCSAGELATALAADVPPSRIILDGVITAAELYDAVAAGVGRIVIDTPSEVSLLACRVRHPQRVLVGVITDVGAVDQKFGFALSGGQAAGALRRVLDQPWLNLVGLHCRLGSQLTDASHYGEAIRQMIGVMAEVRDRHRVVLTELNLGGGHAVPYLSGDPELNLRSLGATIAGALESACAEHEFPRPTIVIEPGRAIAARAGVMLCRVIAVKRQPGGRTFVAVDGGTGDLHSTERPGVRYTVALANRHRPTATAPVTVVGRHGDGDVIARDVELPADVRPGDLLAVACTGAYQHSTESSRSLVGRPPLIAVSGGRSRELVRRETVADLLARDRGWTDQ, encoded by the coding sequence ATGACGCTCTTCGAGCTGCTTCCGTCGCTGAGGCACGGGCTGAACCCGCACCTCGATCGCGCGGTCTGGCCGCTGAGCGCCTACGTCGACGACCTGGGCCGGCTGTGCGTCGGCGACGTGCCCGCCGACGACATCGCCGCCGAGTTCGGCACCCCCACCTACGTGGTGGACGAGGAGGACTTTCGGGCCCGCATCCGCTGCTATCGCGCGACGCTCCCCGATGCCGAGCTGATCTACGCGGGCAGGGCGCTGTTGAGCGTCGACGTCGCCCGCTGGGCCGCGGACGAAGGGGCCGGCGTGAATGTCTGCTCGGCCGGCGAGCTGGCCACCGCCCTGGCCGCCGACGTCCCGCCGTCACGAATCATCCTGGACGGCGTGATCACCGCCGCAGAGCTGTACGACGCGGTCGCCGCCGGCGTCGGGCGGATCGTCATCGACACCCCGAGCGAGGTCTCGCTGCTCGCCTGCCGGGTGCGGCACCCTCAGCGCGTCCTGGTCGGCGTCATAACCGATGTCGGGGCCGTCGACCAGAAATTCGGCTTCGCGCTCTCAGGCGGCCAGGCGGCGGGCGCCCTCAGGCGGGTCCTGGACCAGCCGTGGCTGAATCTGGTGGGGCTGCACTGCCGGCTCGGGTCGCAGCTCACCGACGCCTCGCACTACGGCGAGGCGATCCGCCAGATGATCGGCGTGATGGCCGAGGTCCGCGACCGCCATCGGGTGGTGCTCACCGAGCTCAACCTTGGCGGCGGACACGCGGTCCCGTACCTGTCCGGCGACCCGGAACTGAACTTGCGCTCGCTTGGCGCCACCATCGCCGGCGCACTGGAATCCGCCTGTGCTGAGCACGAATTCCCGCGCCCGACGATCGTGATCGAGCCGGGCCGGGCGATCGCCGCGCGCGCCGGGGTGATGCTGTGCCGGGTGATCGCCGTCAAGCGGCAGCCGGGCGGGCGCACCTTCGTCGCGGTGGACGGCGGCACGGGCGATCTCCACAGCACCGAGCGGCCGGGCGTGAGATACACGGTGGCACTAGCCAATCGGCACCGCCCAACCGCGACCGCGCCGGTCACCGTCGTGGGCCGGCATGGCGACGGCGACGTGATCGCCCGTGACGTCGAGCTGCCCGCGGACGTTCGGCCCGGAGACCTGCTGGCGGTGGCCTGTACCGGCGCCTATCAGCACTCGACGGAGTCGAGCCGCAGCCTGGTGGGCCGTCCGCCCCTGATCGCGGTCTCCGGGGGACGGTCGCGCGAGCTTGTGCGCCGGGAAACCGTGGCCGACCTGTTGGCCCGCGATCGCGGCTGGACCGACCAATGA
- a CDS encoding ATP-dependent DNA ligase, producing the protein MDLPVMPPVSPMLAKSVRSIPPDASYEPKWDGFRSICFRDRNEVELGSRNERPMTRYFPELVAAVRAGLPERCVIDGEIVIATDHGLDFEALQQRIHPADSRVRMLADATPASFIAFDLLAVGDDDYLRRPFSERRAALVEALGDAGPSIHVTPATTDIDLARRWFDEFEGAGLDGVIAKPLSVTYQPDKRVMFKIKHERTADCVVAGYRVHKSGGDAIGSLLLGLYQDDGQLASVGVIGAFPMAERRRLFAELQPLVTDFDGHPWNWAAHEAGERTPRKNEFSRWNAGKDLSFVPLRPERVVEVRYDHMEGRRFRHTAQFNRWRPDRDPRSCTYEQLEQPVTFSLGDIVPGLGSG; encoded by the coding sequence ATGGACTTACCTGTCATGCCCCCGGTGTCGCCGATGCTCGCCAAATCGGTGCGGTCGATTCCGCCGGACGCGTCATACGAGCCGAAATGGGATGGGTTCAGGTCCATATGTTTCCGCGACCGCAACGAGGTCGAGCTGGGCAGTCGCAACGAGCGGCCCATGACGCGTTACTTCCCCGAGTTGGTCGCCGCGGTGCGGGCAGGGCTGCCCGAGCGGTGTGTGATCGACGGGGAGATTGTCATCGCCACCGACCACGGCCTGGATTTCGAGGCGCTACAACAACGCATCCACCCGGCCGATTCGCGGGTGCGGATGCTCGCCGATGCGACGCCGGCGTCCTTCATCGCCTTCGACTTGCTCGCCGTGGGCGACGACGACTACCTGCGGAGGCCGTTCAGCGAGCGGCGCGCGGCCCTCGTCGAGGCGTTGGGGGACGCCGGCCCGTCGATCCACGTCACGCCCGCCACCACCGACATCGATCTCGCGCGGCGCTGGTTCGACGAATTCGAGGGGGCCGGACTCGACGGTGTCATCGCCAAGCCGCTGAGCGTCACCTATCAGCCCGACAAGCGGGTCATGTTCAAGATCAAGCACGAGCGGACCGCCGACTGCGTGGTCGCCGGCTATCGCGTGCACAAGTCCGGCGGCGACGCGATCGGCTCGCTGCTGCTCGGGCTCTACCAGGACGACGGCCAGCTCGCGTCCGTCGGGGTGATCGGTGCCTTTCCGATGGCCGAACGGCGGCGCCTGTTCGCCGAGCTTCAGCCGCTCGTCACCGATTTCGACGGCCACCCGTGGAATTGGGCCGCCCACGAGGCCGGCGAGCGAACACCGCGCAAGAACGAGTTTTCGCGCTGGAACGCCGGCAAGGACCTTTCGTTCGTGCCGCTGCGACCCGAGCGTGTCGTCGAGGTCCGCTACGACCACATGGAAGGCCGGCGCTTTCGGCACACCGCCCAGTTCAACCGGTGGCGGCCGGACCGCGACCCGCGGTCGTGCACATACGAACAACTCGAGCAGCCGGTCACGTTCAGCCTCGGTGACATCGTGCCCGGCCTGGGATCGGGCTAG
- the ligD gene encoding non-homologous end-joining DNA ligase — protein sequence MAAAEELDVEGVAVRLTNPDKVYFPKLGAKGTKRRLVEYYLAVAHGPMLDTLRDRPTHLQRFPDGIDGEEIYQKRIPQHHPDYLQTCRVTFPSGRTADALKVTHPSAIVWAAQMGAITLHPWQVRCPDTDHPDELRIDLDPQPGVGFEQARTVAVQVLRPLLDELGLVGYPKTSGGRGIHVFLRIAADWDFVEVRRAGIALAREVERRAPEAVTTSWWKEERGERIFIDFNQNARDRTMASAYSVRRTPIATVSTPLSWDELASAEPDDYTMASVPDLVAGREDPWAAMGDVAQSISPLLAMADADEERGLGDMPYPPNYPKMPGEPKRVQPSRDTDLKKGAEQK from the coding sequence ATGGCTGCTGCAGAAGAGCTCGACGTCGAAGGTGTTGCGGTGCGCCTGACCAATCCGGACAAGGTCTATTTCCCCAAGTTGGGCGCCAAAGGTACCAAGCGGCGCCTCGTCGAGTACTACCTCGCCGTGGCGCACGGACCGATGCTCGACACGCTCCGCGACCGGCCCACCCATCTGCAGCGGTTCCCGGATGGCATCGACGGCGAGGAGATCTACCAGAAACGGATTCCGCAGCACCATCCCGACTATCTGCAGACCTGCCGGGTGACATTCCCGTCCGGGCGCACCGCCGACGCGCTGAAGGTCACCCACCCCTCGGCTATCGTCTGGGCGGCGCAGATGGGCGCCATCACCTTGCACCCGTGGCAGGTGCGTTGCCCGGACACCGACCATCCCGACGAGTTGCGCATCGACCTGGATCCGCAGCCCGGCGTCGGATTCGAGCAGGCTCGTACTGTCGCGGTGCAGGTGTTGCGTCCGTTACTCGATGAGCTCGGTCTGGTGGGCTACCCCAAGACCTCCGGCGGACGGGGGATCCACGTCTTCCTGCGGATCGCCGCGGACTGGGATTTCGTGGAGGTGCGCCGCGCCGGCATCGCGTTGGCCCGCGAAGTGGAACGCCGCGCGCCCGAGGCCGTCACCACCTCATGGTGGAAAGAAGAGCGCGGCGAGCGCATCTTCATCGACTTCAATCAAAACGCTCGGGACCGCACCATGGCGTCGGCCTACTCGGTGCGGCGCACCCCGATTGCGACGGTGTCGACGCCGCTGAGTTGGGACGAGCTGGCCAGCGCGGAACCGGACGACTATACGATGGCGTCAGTTCCCGACCTGGTGGCGGGCCGCGAAGACCCTTGGGCCGCAATGGGAGATGTGGCACAGTCGATCTCGCCCCTGTTAGCGATGGCCGATGCCGACGAAGAACGCGGCCTCGGCGACATGCCGTATCCGCCGAACTATCCGAAGATGCCGGGTGAGCCGAAACGCGTTCAACCGAGCCGGGATACGGACCTGAAGAAGGGCGCCGAACAGAAGTGA
- a CDS encoding rhomboid-like protein has protein sequence MVSPSDDRVRADRLRVTAAYAVLLLAVSVTLTALGARTRAAVVSEMSTNLHNLAHGHLGTLVGSAFVSDGGDVYLWLPGLVCLLALGELIWHGRGLLITFAVGHIGATLILAVGLVAAVETGWLPFSVARATDVGISYGAACVLGALTASIPLAWRPAWIGWWLGIALTATLDADFTAFGHVLALLLGMCLSFRLPSIARWTPVHTALLAVGAAFGYFVISGWSSLVAPIGGLTGVVVAQFAGRVVRSAAV, from the coding sequence ATGGTGTCCCCTAGCGACGATCGGGTCCGTGCCGACCGGTTGCGGGTCACGGCGGCATACGCGGTCCTGTTGCTCGCGGTCTCGGTCACCCTGACGGCGCTGGGTGCGCGCACCCGCGCCGCGGTCGTCAGCGAGATGAGCACCAATCTGCACAACCTGGCGCACGGCCACCTGGGCACCCTGGTCGGCAGCGCGTTCGTCAGCGACGGCGGCGACGTCTATCTCTGGTTGCCGGGGCTGGTGTGCCTGTTGGCGCTGGGCGAACTCATCTGGCACGGCAGGGGGTTGCTCATCACCTTCGCGGTCGGCCATATCGGCGCCACCTTGATCCTCGCGGTCGGGCTGGTCGCCGCGGTCGAGACGGGATGGTTGCCGTTCTCGGTTGCGCGCGCCACCGACGTGGGTATCAGCTACGGCGCCGCGTGCGTACTCGGCGCCCTGACCGCATCGATACCGTTGGCCTGGCGCCCGGCGTGGATCGGCTGGTGGCTTGGTATCGCGTTGACGGCGACTCTTGACGCGGACTTCACCGCGTTCGGTCACGTGCTTGCGCTACTCCTGGGCATGTGCCTGTCCTTCCGGTTGCCTTCGATCGCGCGCTGGACGCCCGTGCACACCGCCTTGCTCGCCGTCGGAGCTGCCTTCGGCTACTTCGTGATCTCGGGATGGTCGTCGTTGGTGGCGCCGATCGGCGGACTGACGGGCGTGGTGGTGGCCCAGTTCGCCGGCCGGGTGGTGCGGTCGGCCGCCGTCTAA
- a CDS encoding glycoside hydrolase family 172 protein, translated as MPVAIRAWCVIAAFALSAAAGVITAAQAPAGSSGDGGRLIGWDTYRRLDLLPYLRSDTEALQFSSFDRSGGDFDLSTGNRNGTGGCLADGGAGCVIAEDRGAGEVDSIWFTRDGGKVTRIGNVRVELDGQAVLDAPLQSVVDGALGAPFAWPLVANAAQSPGGVYIKVPMPYRRSMRISVTSNLEYYHVDYRRFSTAEGVTTFSPADPALDVVATLRDAGTADPKPPASSAAHDKRIVELPAGAGVTIAESTGSGSISALHLRLREPADQLLSGLRLQMEFDGQTTVDSPLGEFFGAGLGVDTVRSLMFAAIPQPDGSLSLSGWWPMPFAHEVRLTLVNTTDDAVAGIDSDVTIAPDARWAPALAGGRAGYFTARSHAAPTTLGQDWLFADEHGHGKFVGVSHTIRGSRIRTAFSDAAPYFLEGAERVYTDGSASPQWYGTGTEDLYEGGWYFKDGTRFSDPLTGQPDRRTATGGCADYCVAVYRLMLADAIDYHSAILFGIEHGKRNMVQPDYSSTAFLYTQPDETLTPGDEVRPGDPVSRLLHGYGDTDAADQLLVSEYEGADDLHPVIGSVRATNAAVTFHVETDPANRGILLRRTSDQADGFQSADVAIDGVPVGNWLQPRANNFHRWLDDTYPLPPSATAGKAQLTVTLTPAPDSPPWTASRYQVQTLSGPTD; from the coding sequence ATGCCGGTGGCGATTCGTGCGTGGTGCGTGATCGCGGCCTTCGCGCTGTCGGCGGCGGCCGGCGTGATCACGGCGGCGCAAGCGCCGGCTGGGTCGAGCGGCGACGGCGGAAGGTTGATCGGCTGGGACACGTATCGCCGACTGGACCTGCTGCCGTATCTGCGGTCCGACACCGAAGCCTTGCAGTTTTCCAGCTTCGATCGCAGCGGCGGTGATTTCGACCTCTCCACCGGAAATCGCAACGGCACCGGTGGGTGTTTGGCGGACGGCGGTGCCGGCTGCGTCATCGCGGAGGATCGCGGTGCCGGCGAGGTGGATTCGATCTGGTTCACCCGCGACGGCGGCAAAGTGACCCGGATCGGGAACGTCCGCGTCGAACTGGATGGCCAGGCCGTGCTGGATGCTCCCCTGCAGTCGGTGGTCGACGGTGCGCTGGGTGCGCCGTTCGCATGGCCGTTGGTGGCCAACGCGGCACAGTCGCCGGGTGGGGTGTACATCAAGGTGCCAATGCCCTACCGGCGGTCGATGCGCATCAGTGTGACGTCGAATCTCGAGTACTACCACGTCGATTACCGTCGATTCTCGACGGCCGAGGGCGTGACGACCTTCTCGCCCGCTGACCCCGCCCTCGACGTCGTCGCCACCCTGCGCGACGCGGGCACCGCCGATCCCAAACCGCCGGCATCCTCTGCGGCTCACGACAAGCGGATCGTCGAACTCCCCGCCGGTGCCGGGGTGACGATCGCAGAATCGACTGGCTCGGGCAGCATCTCGGCGCTGCACCTCCGACTACGCGAACCGGCGGACCAACTCCTCAGCGGCTTGCGGCTGCAGATGGAGTTCGACGGCCAGACCACGGTCGACTCCCCACTAGGGGAGTTTTTCGGCGCCGGCCTGGGTGTCGACACGGTGCGTTCGTTGATGTTCGCTGCGATTCCGCAGCCCGACGGCTCGTTGTCGTTGTCCGGTTGGTGGCCCATGCCGTTCGCCCACGAAGTTCGCCTCACGCTGGTGAACACCACCGATGACGCCGTGGCAGGAATCGACAGCGACGTGACGATCGCCCCAGATGCCCGGTGGGCGCCTGCACTGGCCGGCGGCCGCGCCGGCTATTTCACCGCCCGGTCCCACGCGGCGCCGACGACCCTGGGCCAGGACTGGCTGTTCGCCGACGAACACGGCCACGGGAAATTCGTCGGCGTCAGCCACACCATTCGCGGCTCGCGCATCAGGACCGCCTTCAGCGACGCGGCTCCTTACTTCCTGGAGGGAGCCGAGCGCGTGTACACCGACGGTTCCGCGTCGCCCCAGTGGTATGGCACCGGCACCGAGGACCTCTACGAGGGTGGTTGGTATTTCAAGGACGGCACCCGCTTCAGCGACCCGCTCACCGGGCAGCCCGATCGGCGCACGGCGACCGGCGGCTGCGCGGACTACTGCGTCGCGGTCTATCGGCTCATGCTGGCCGACGCCATCGACTACCACTCCGCGATCCTCTTCGGTATCGAGCACGGGAAGCGGAACATGGTCCAACCCGATTACAGCTCAACCGCTTTCCTCTACACACAGCCGGATGAAACGCTCACGCCCGGTGACGAAGTCCGCCCCGGCGATCCCGTCAGCCGACTCCTGCACGGCTACGGCGACACCGACGCCGCGGACCAGCTGCTGGTCAGCGAATACGAGGGCGCCGACGATCTTCATCCGGTCATCGGTTCGGTCCGCGCCACCAACGCCGCCGTAACGTTTCACGTCGAAACAGACCCGGCCAACCGCGGCATCCTGTTGCGCCGCACGTCGGATCAAGCGGACGGTTTCCAATCGGCGGACGTCGCCATCGACGGCGTCCCGGTCGGCAACTGGCTACAACCGCGCGCCAACAATTTTCACCGCTGGCTCGACGACACCTACCCCCTGCCGCCCTCGGCAACCGCTGGCAAAGCGCAGCTCACGGTCACCCTCACCCCCGCGCCGGACTCCCCGCCCTGGACGGCGAGTCGCTACCAGGTCCAAACACTTTCCGGGCCAACCGATTAG
- a CDS encoding cytochrome P450: MTVTNDTAVYYDPYDPGIIADPYPTYARLREEAPIYYNERYDFWALSRHSDVERALASWETFSNKRSDILELIQSKFDMPGGVMMFQDPPEHTRLRGLMSRVFTPRRMAELEDQIRRYCVRCLDPLVGAQGFDIIAELASMMPMRVIGMLLGIPESEQVSVRDANDANLRTKPGAPLKVADADSIADGRIYADYVEWRSKNPSDDLMTTLLNVEFDDEDGVHRKLTRKEVLHYTQVVAGAGNETTGRLIGWLAKVLAEHPDQRRAVYEDRSLLTRTVDETLRFEPTGPHVARWMARDFECYGTTVPAGSAMLLLFGAANRDHRRYTHPDTYNIRRDNISHITFGKGVHYCLGANLARLEGRVALDEILNRWPEWGIDYDTARLASTSTVRGWERLRIVLP, from the coding sequence ATGACCGTCACCAACGACACGGCCGTCTACTACGACCCCTATGACCCCGGCATCATCGCCGACCCCTACCCGACCTACGCCCGGCTGCGTGAAGAGGCGCCGATCTACTACAACGAGCGCTACGACTTCTGGGCGCTGTCAAGGCATTCCGACGTCGAACGGGCGCTGGCCAGTTGGGAGACGTTCTCCAACAAACGCAGCGACATCCTCGAACTCATCCAGTCGAAATTCGACATGCCCGGCGGGGTGATGATGTTCCAGGATCCGCCCGAGCACACCAGGCTGCGCGGGCTGATGTCGCGCGTGTTCACCCCACGCCGGATGGCGGAGCTCGAGGACCAGATTCGCCGATACTGCGTGCGGTGTCTGGACCCGCTCGTCGGCGCGCAAGGTTTCGACATCATCGCGGAGCTGGCCTCGATGATGCCGATGCGGGTGATCGGGATGCTGTTGGGAATCCCGGAGTCCGAGCAGGTCTCGGTCCGCGACGCCAACGACGCCAACCTGCGCACCAAACCGGGCGCACCGCTGAAGGTCGCCGATGCCGACTCCATCGCCGACGGCCGGATCTACGCCGACTACGTGGAATGGCGGTCGAAGAATCCGTCCGACGATCTGATGACAACGCTGCTCAACGTCGAATTCGACGACGAGGACGGTGTGCACCGCAAGCTGACCCGCAAGGAGGTGCTGCACTACACCCAGGTGGTCGCCGGGGCGGGCAACGAGACGACCGGCCGCCTGATCGGCTGGCTGGCCAAGGTGCTCGCCGAGCACCCCGACCAGCGGCGCGCGGTCTACGAGGATCGGTCGCTGCTCACCCGCACCGTCGACGAGACACTGCGCTTCGAACCCACCGGCCCGCACGTCGCCCGCTGGATGGCACGGGATTTCGAGTGTTACGGCACGACGGTTCCGGCCGGCAGCGCCATGCTGCTCCTGTTCGGCGCGGCAAACCGCGACCACCGCCGCTACACCCATCCCGACACCTACAACATCCGACGCGACAACATCTCGCACATCACGTTCGGCAAGGGTGTGCACTACTGCCTCGGCGCCAACCTGGCCCGCCTCGAGGGCCGCGTCGCGCTGGACGAGATTCTCAACCGTTGGCCCGAATGGGGTATCGACTACGACACGGCGCGACTGGCCTCGACGTCGACCGTGCGCGGCTGGGAGCGGTTGCGGATCGTGTTGCCCTGA